The Mycolicibacterium flavescens genomic interval CTTCCGTCGCGAGGAGCGGTACTGCCAGGGGAGGAGGCCTGGGGACAAACTCGGGAATAGCGTCGAGACGAGGTACCGTTGATTTGTACGCGCCACGACAATGAGGCCTACAGGAGACGTAATGACAGTTCAGGAAGAGTCGGCAGGAACTCCAGGGACGGCGACCGCCGCCCACGGCGTGACCCTGACCGACGCCGCTGCCGCGAAGGCCAAGGCGTTGCTGGACCAGGAGGGCCGCGACGACCTCGCCCTGCGCATCGCCGTGCAGCCGGGTGGGTGTGCCGGACTGCGCTACAACCTGTTCTTCGACGACCGGTCGCTCGACGGCGACCTGTCCGTGGAGTTCGGCGGCGTGAACCTGACGGTGGACCGGATGAGCGCCCCGTATGTGCAGGGCGCGACCATCGACTTCGTCGACACGATCGAGAAGCAGGGTTTCACCATCGACAACCCCAACGCCACCGGCTCGTGCGCCTGCGGCGACTCGTTCAACTGATTTTTGACCCGGTCGGTCAGTACTGACCTGACGTGCGCGGCAGGTAGGAACACACCAGGATTTCGTTGTCTTGGGCCAACAGCTGGGCGACGGCCTGCTGTTCCCGGGTGTCGTTCTGTCCTCGGCGCGATCCGCCTGCCGGCGTCACCCGCATGGTGAACAGCACCTGCGCCTGATGGGGCGAGGGCTGGACGATCTTGTCGATCGATATCACCTCGGCCTGCCTGTACTGCTTGCGGAACGCGTCACCCGACAGGCGCGCCAGCGCCAGATCCGAGCGCTTCTCCTTCACCGCATCGAACAGCCCACACAGGGTGTGGCGGGCGACCGTCTCGTCGTCACCATTGGTCAGCGCATCCAGGTAGTCCTGGATGGCCGCCGTTGCCGAGGATTCGCTCAGCGCGTTCGAACTGGCCGGCTCCTCGTCCCCGCCCGCCATGGCGATGACCGCGACGACCGCTGCGACCAACGCGACCGCCACCACCGCTGCCAGGACGATCGGCCAGCGCTTCTTCTTCCGGTACGGCACCGGCGGCGGCAGCATGCCCGGATACGCCGACGGCACGTTTTCCGGATACGGAAGTGATTGCGGATACATTTGCGGGCCGGTCGGTCCAGCGCCGTATTCGGGCGGGTACGGGCCGGTCATAGATTTGCTCCCCCGAGATGTGGGTCGGAATGCGCCTGTCTACAGTTGCTGGCGGGCTTTTGTACGCAGGTTAGCGCACTAGAATACCTAGGCGACTTAATAAATGAAGGGTGTAGTTCGTGACAATTGCGGTGACCGGATCGATTGCAACCGACCATCTGATGCGGTTCCCCGGAAAGTTCTCCGAACAGCTGCTCCCCGAACACCTGCAGAAAGTCTCGCTCAGCTTCCTGGTCGACGACCTCGTCGTGCACCGCGGCGGCGTCGCGGGCAACATGGCCTTCGCGATCGGTGTGCTCGGCGGTGACGTCGCACTCGTGGGCGCCGTCGGGCGCGACTTCGACGACTACCGCAGCTGGCTGGAGGCCGTCGGTGTCGACACCGAGTGCGTGTTGGTCTCCGAGACCGCCTACACCGCCCGGTTCGTCTGCACCACCGACGACGCCATGGCGCAGATCGCGTCGTTCTATCCGGGTGCGATGTCGGAGGCGCGCAATATCTCGCTGGCCGATCTGACGAAGCGGATCGGTACGCCTGAGCTGGTGATCATCGGTGCCAATGACCCCGAGGCGATGTTCCTGCACACCGAGGAGTGCCGCAATCTCGGCCTGCCTTTCGCCGCCGACCCCTCCCAGCAGCTGGCGCGGCTCTCCGGTGAGGAGATCCGCAGGCTGATCGACGGTGCCACGTACCTGTTCACCAACGACTACGAGTGGGACCTGCTGCTGCAGAAGTCAGGCTGGAGCGAGGCGCAGGTGATGAGCCAGATCGGGATTCGCGTCACCACCCTCGGCCCCAAGGGCGTGGACCT includes:
- the adoK gene encoding sugar kinase, coding for MTIAVTGSIATDHLMRFPGKFSEQLLPEHLQKVSLSFLVDDLVVHRGGVAGNMAFAIGVLGGDVALVGAVGRDFDDYRSWLEAVGVDTECVLVSETAYTARFVCTTDDAMAQIASFYPGAMSEARNISLADLTKRIGTPELVIIGANDPEAMFLHTEECRNLGLPFAADPSQQLARLSGEEIRRLIDGATYLFTNDYEWDLLLQKSGWSEAQVMSQIGIRVTTLGPKGVDLVSSDGTFIHVGVVPEKHQADPTGIGDAFRAGFLTGRSAGLNLERSAQLASLVAVLVFEAPGPQEWGWDRNEAIQRLGDAYGDEAAAEISQALK
- a CDS encoding putative iron-sulfur cluster biosynthesis protein, whose protein sequence is MTVQEESAGTPGTATAAHGVTLTDAAAAKAKALLDQEGRDDLALRIAVQPGGCAGLRYNLFFDDRSLDGDLSVEFGGVNLTVDRMSAPYVQGATIDFVDTIEKQGFTIDNPNATGSCACGDSFN
- a CDS encoding Possible conserved membrane protein; amino-acid sequence: MTGPYPPEYGAGPTGPQMYPQSLPYPENVPSAYPGMLPPPVPYRKKKRWPIVLAAVVAVALVAAVVAVIAMAGGDEEPASSNALSESSATAAIQDYLDALTNGDDETVARHTLCGLFDAVKEKRSDLALARLSGDAFRKQYRQAEVISIDKIVQPSPHQAQVLFTMRVTPAGGSRRGQNDTREQQAVAQLLAQDNEILVCSYLPRTSGQY